Proteins from one Limanda limanda chromosome 4, fLimLim1.1, whole genome shotgun sequence genomic window:
- the cass4 gene encoding cas scaffolding protein family member 4: protein MNKLAKALYDNYAECADELAFRKGDIVMVVDQHVAGTSGWWMCSLYGRHGLAPANRLQLLPQTETSTGPSRHVTENKNKSSDAKTDDSVQNIYQIPIVPRPSSSPSYEHMDMIYKVPSTPLSSSNPSAFKHSSEGPKGDKNSGFNTMSSPRGEVYDVPNQARRASAFTASIAPRDMSRKHSLIPISGLGPRFDSSENFRCNSPGDSYVYAVPPPPPQDPNYDIPVPSTTEEQQKMIGYNTLPNLCKPEWIYDVPVGPEKPSQAKPSSYDATPCKGVCRQLYDTLPVPAWHTQRGSPTPSVYDIPRPSSLDISTSPKVVPVLPINDKPPTQTLTEESLYAVPPREERFNQVLSNSPFDHIPLECRGDSSNAHEPNKVRLQRMRNFLACTSFRTLPGSGESLVQDDSEKGRILHLSAADSQRISTASSSSTSSCDSLALSSSSPEPLREVTLSQDEACRRVLDLQESVCRAVPLLMDFVSSHWRSKAHLQKHLKEIKEAAEGIASSLTSFLNFALDVKGNARRLTDTNLQTRLYKQLSIIEDSGVILQQTVSALNMAGWPLNTLCQDPGQVQTPDQLDRFVMVARTIPEDVKRLVSIIIANGKLLFRVSQKDSEPLNTTGQPETKTSPNRDEQGVDVLEDDNDYVELQTKNEYEKLQNKIQRDPKENVTPVSNRIRADNKRNSSESSAGTEEHQSPSLSEHCRLYFGALHKAISGFVGSLQDGQPPEKFISQSKLVIMVGQRLVDTLCREAQRGSSSQSLLCKSNHLCALLKQLAVATKKAALHFPEKQALQEAQEFAKELAQRAQHFRISLDL, encoded by the exons ATG AACAAACTGGCCAAAGCTCTGTATGACAACTACGCAGAGTGTGCAGATGAACTGGCCTTCAGAAAAGGGGACATAGTCATGGTGGTGGATCAACACGTTGCCGGCACCAGTGGATGGTGGATGTGCTCTCTGTATGGACGTCATGGTCTGGCCCCTGCCAACAGACTGCAGCTCCTACCACAGACTGAAACCAGCACAGGCCCCTCTCGCCAtgtcacagaaaacaaaaacaaatcaagtgaTGCTAAAACTGATGACAGCGTGCAAAATATCTACCAGATCCCGATTGTCCCTCGACCCTCCAGCAGTCCATCTTATGAACACATGGACATGATATACAAGGTCCCATCCACTCCTCTATCGTCTTCGAATCCGTCAGCATTTAAGCACAGCTCAGAGGGACCCAAGGGAGACAAG AATTCTGGCTTCAATACTATGTCCAGTCCCAGAGGGGAGGTTTACGATGTCCCGAACCAAGCAAGACGAGCTTCTGCCTTCACT GCATCAATAGCACCAAGAGATATGTCTCGAAAACACTCCCTGATTCCGATTTCAGGGCTGGGACCGAGATTTGACTCTTCCGAGAATTTCAGGTGTAACAGTCCAGGAGACTCTTAT GTGTATGCAGTTCCACCACCACCGCCTCAGGACCCCAACTATGACATCCCTGTTCCCTCAACCACAGAAGAGCAACAGAAAATGATTGGATACAACACCCTTCCAAACCTCTGCAAGCCCGAGTGGATCTATGATGTACCAGTTGGTCCTGAGAAACCAAGCCAAGCCAAGCCAAGCTCCTATGACGCCACGCCCTGCAAAGGTGTTTGTAGGCAGCTCTATGACACTCTTCCAGTACCTGCTTGGCACACGCAAAGAGGCAGTCCAACTCCCTCAGTTTATGATATACCAAGACCCAGTTCTCTTGACATCTCGACTTCACCCAAAGTTGTGCCAGTCCTTCCAATTAATGACAAGCCCCCAACTCAGACACTTACAGAGGAGTCATTATACGCTGTACCACCCAGAGAGGAACGCTTCAATCAAGTTCTAAGTAACTCCCCCTTTGATCATATACCCCTAGAGTGCAGAGGTGACTCAAGCAATGCTCATGAACCCAATAAGGTACGCCTGCAGCGTATGAGGAACTTTCTGGCTTGTACATCCTTCCGCACCCTTCCAGGAAGTGGGGAGTCACTGGTGCAGGACGACAGTGAAAAAGGTAGAATCTTACATCTCTCAGCAGCAGACAGTCAAAGAATCAGCACGGCCTCCAGCTCTTCCACCAGCTCCTGTGACTCTCTGGCTCTGAGCTCTTCCTCTCCAGAACCCTTGCGAGAAGTCACACTCAGCCAAGACGAAGCCTGCCGCAGAGTTCTTGACCTGCAGGAGTCCGTTTGCAGGGCTGTGCCCCTGCTTATGGACTTTGTCAGCAGTCACTGGAGGAGCAAGGCACATCTTCAGAAACATCTGAAGGAGATCAAAGAAGCCGCAGAGGGGATTGCCAGTTCTCTGACCAGCTTCCTGAACTTTGCCCTGGACGTTAAGGGTAATGCCCGTCGTTTGACTGACACCAACCTTCAGACAAGGCTTTATAAACAGCTGTCCATCATAGAGGACTCAGGTGTGATCTTACAACAAACCGTGAGTGCTCTGAACATGGCTGGCTGGCCCCTCAACACACTGTGCCAGGACCCGGGTCAGGTCCAAACACCTGACCAATTGGATCGCTTTGTCATGGTGGCACGTACGATTCCAGAGGATGTCAAGCGCCTGGTGTCCATCATCATTGCCAATGGCAAGCTTCTGTTCAGAGTTTCCCAGAAAGATTCAGAGCCTCTCAACACCACAGGTCAACCTGAGACAAAGACAAGTCCTAACAGAGATGAACAGGGAGTAGACGTATTGGAGGATGACAATGACTACGTGGAGCTACAG ACTAAGAATGAATATGAAAAGCTGCAAAATAAAATCCAGAGAGATCCTAAAGAAAATGTCACACCAGTGTCTAACAGGATAAGG GCTGACAACAAGCGTAATTCCTCTGAGTCCAGCGCTGGCACAGAAGAACATCAATCACCCTCCCTGTCAGAGCACTGTCGGCTTTACTTTGGCGCACTCCATAAGGCCATCAGTGGATTTGTTGGTAGCCTTCAGGATGGCCAGCCCCCAGAGAAATTCATCTCACAAAGCAAACTGGTGATCATGGTGGGCCAGAGACTGGTGGACACTCTGTGTAGGGAGGCTCAACGTGGAAGCTCCAGCCAGAGCCTCCTGTGTAAGAGCAACCACCTGTGTGCTCTCCTGAAGCAGCTGGCCGTGGCCACAAAGAAGGCGGCGCTGCACTTCCCAGAAAAGCAAGCTCTTCAAGAGGCTCAAGAGTTTGCAAAGGAACTGGCCCAAAGAGCGCAGCACTTTCGGATATCGCTTGACCTCTGA